From one Synechocystis sp. PCC 6803 substr. PCC-P genomic stretch:
- the mnmG gene encoding tRNA uridine-5-carboxymethylaminomethyl(34) synthesis enzyme MnmG, whose product MTLRSPVEFQDQFDVIVVGAGHAGCEAALATARLGCRTLLLTLNLDRIAWQPCNPAVGGPAKSQLTHEVDALGGEIGKMADRTYLQKRVLNISRGPAVWALRAQTDKREYAAVMKNIVENQPNLSIREGMVTDLVLGDNDEIQGVQTYFGACFGAQSVVITTGTFLGGKIWIGNKSMPAGRAGEFAAVGLTETLNELGFETGRLKTGTPARVDRRSVDYDKLEPQPPDEQVSWFSFDPEVWVEREQMNCYLTRTTAKTHQLIKDNLHLSPIYGGFIDSKGPRYCPSIEDKIVRFADKESHQIFIEPEGRDIPELYIQGFSTGLPENVQLAMLQTLPGLENCVMLRPAYAVEYDFLPATQCYPSLMTKKVAGLFCAGQINGTTGYEEAAAQGLVAGINAARHCQGKSLIIFSREGSYLGTLIDDLCTKDLREPYRMLTSRSEYRLILRSDNADQRLTPLGREIGLIDDRRWDLFQTKQANITAEKERLYSTRIKEQDAVGKEIVDYTQQKIKGSIVLAELLRRPGFHYPDLEKFQLGNEELKPEEKTSVEIEIKYSGYIKRQQTQIEQVSRHSQKRLPPGLNYMAIETLSMEAREKLTQFQPLTIGQAGRIGGVNPADINALLVYLETQLRRSVSP is encoded by the coding sequence ATGACCCTTCGATCGCCAGTGGAATTCCAAGACCAATTTGATGTCATCGTGGTGGGGGCAGGCCATGCGGGTTGTGAGGCGGCCTTGGCCACGGCTCGGTTGGGCTGTCGCACCCTACTGTTAACCCTCAACTTAGACCGCATTGCTTGGCAACCCTGTAACCCTGCAGTGGGAGGGCCGGCTAAATCCCAGTTAACCCATGAAGTGGATGCACTGGGGGGGGAAATTGGCAAAATGGCCGACCGTACCTATCTGCAAAAGCGGGTGTTAAATATTTCCCGGGGGCCGGCGGTGTGGGCATTGCGGGCCCAAACGGATAAGCGGGAATATGCGGCGGTGATGAAAAATATCGTTGAAAATCAACCTAATCTATCCATTCGGGAAGGGATGGTGACGGATTTGGTGTTGGGGGACAATGATGAGATTCAAGGTGTGCAGACCTACTTTGGCGCTTGCTTTGGAGCCCAGTCGGTGGTGATTACGACAGGGACTTTCCTGGGGGGCAAAATTTGGATTGGTAATAAGTCCATGCCAGCGGGGCGGGCCGGCGAATTTGCGGCAGTAGGCCTAACGGAAACTTTGAATGAACTGGGCTTTGAAACTGGCAGGTTAAAAACGGGAACTCCGGCCAGGGTTGATCGGCGATCGGTAGATTATGACAAATTAGAGCCCCAACCCCCAGATGAACAGGTAAGTTGGTTTAGCTTTGACCCGGAAGTGTGGGTAGAGCGGGAGCAAATGAATTGTTATTTGACCAGAACAACAGCTAAGACCCACCAATTAATTAAAGATAATCTCCATTTATCTCCCATTTATGGCGGTTTTATTGACTCTAAGGGGCCCCGTTATTGTCCTTCCATCGAAGATAAAATTGTTCGTTTCGCTGACAAAGAAAGTCACCAAATTTTTATCGAGCCGGAAGGTCGAGACATTCCTGAATTGTATATTCAAGGTTTTTCCACGGGGCTACCGGAAAATGTGCAATTGGCCATGCTACAAACTCTACCGGGGTTGGAAAATTGTGTCATGTTGCGCCCCGCTTACGCAGTGGAATACGACTTTTTACCGGCTACCCAGTGTTATCCCAGTTTGATGACCAAAAAAGTGGCAGGACTATTTTGTGCTGGGCAAATTAACGGCACCACTGGCTATGAAGAAGCGGCGGCCCAGGGTCTGGTGGCGGGGATCAATGCGGCCCGTCATTGTCAAGGAAAATCATTGATCATCTTCTCCCGGGAGGGAAGTTATCTGGGTACATTAATTGATGATTTATGCACCAAAGATTTGCGGGAACCCTACCGGATGCTCACCAGCCGTTCCGAGTACCGCTTAATTTTACGTTCCGACAATGCCGATCAAAGGTTAACCCCTCTGGGAAGGGAAATTGGCTTAATTGACGATCGCCGTTGGGACCTATTCCAAACCAAACAAGCTAACATCACCGCCGAAAAAGAAAGACTGTACAGTACCCGCATCAAAGAGCAAGATGCAGTGGGTAAAGAAATTGTTGATTATACCCAACAGAAAATTAAAGGCTCCATTGTGCTGGCGGAGTTACTACGACGACCTGGATTTCATTATCCAGATTTAGAAAAATTTCAGTTGGGTAACGAGGAATTAAAACCGGAGGAAAAAACCAGCGTGGAAATCGAAATCAAATATTCCGGCTACATTAAGCGGCAACAAACCCAAATTGAACAGGTGAGCCGCCATAGCCAAAAACGTTTGCCCCCCGGCTTAAATTACATGGCCATTGAAACCCTATCCATGGAAGCAAGGGAAAAACTAACCCAGTTCCAACCCCTCACCATTGGTCAAGCCGGTCGCATTGGGGGCGTTAACCCCGCCGATATCAATGCCCTCCTGGTTTATCTAGAAACTCAACTCAGGCGATCGGTTTCCCCCTGA
- a CDS encoding sterol desaturase family protein, whose translation MFRYFLIAGGTYAFFYSPWGQSLLKNHLPINIPSSQSIRKDIKLSIISAIIFALAGAFILSSYGGKMNRLYVDPYQHGLWYLGISYVLILFLQDTYFYFTHRLFHHPRLFSLFHKGHHLSRYPTPLTSFAFDLPEAIVQSFFLIIVVSLIPLHFFTLLAILMTMTIWSVINHLGIDRLPLAFPHHWLGKYFIGTAHHSLHHLKYNANYGLYSSFK comes from the coding sequence TTGTTTAGATATTTTCTAATTGCGGGGGGAACCTATGCTTTTTTTTACTCCCCTTGGGGTCAATCGTTACTTAAGAACCATTTACCCATTAATATTCCCTCTTCGCAATCAATTCGCAAAGATATAAAACTTTCCATAATTTCAGCAATTATTTTTGCCCTGGCAGGGGCATTTATTTTGTCGAGCTATGGCGGAAAAATGAATCGTTTATACGTCGATCCATACCAACACGGACTTTGGTATCTGGGAATAAGTTACGTTTTAATTTTGTTCTTACAAGATACCTATTTTTATTTCACCCATCGCCTTTTCCATCATCCGAGATTGTTTTCTTTGTTCCATAAAGGACATCATCTTTCCCGTTATCCTACCCCCCTCACTTCCTTTGCCTTTGATCTGCCAGAGGCGATCGTGCAATCATTTTTTTTAATTATTGTTGTTTCCCTTATTCCTCTCCATTTTTTTACTTTATTAGCGATATTAATGACCATGACAATTTGGTCGGTGATTAATCATTTGGGTATCGATCGCCTACCTTTAGCATTTCCTCATCATTGGTTAGGGAAATACTTTATTGGCACGGCCCATCATTCCCTACATCACCTCAAATACAATGCCAACTATGGGTTGTATAGTAGTTTCAAATAA
- a CDS encoding transposase produces MLRIKENENKQKKKELRYRERNREERVKYYRMLRELIKLYGSQAIVYIDESGFEAIQACIYAWSKKGKKVYGDRQGKRGVRENLVAGRRKGKKDLIAPMVFTGSLNAEGFEGWLKLYLLPSLDIPSILIMDNAPIHRKTAIKELAKEAGHEVLFLPKYSPDLNDIEHDFSALKRARMYAPIDTSLDEIIRSYCGV; encoded by the coding sequence ATATTACGCATTAAAGAAAATGAAAATAAACAGAAAAAAAAAGAACTACGTTATCGAGAAAGAAACCGGGAGGAACGAGTTAAGTACTATAGAATGTTAAGAGAACTAATTAAGCTCTATGGTAGTCAAGCTATAGTTTACATAGATGAATCTGGATTCGAAGCAATCCAGGCTTGTATTTATGCCTGGTCAAAAAAAGGAAAAAAAGTTTATGGAGATAGACAAGGAAAAAGGGGAGTCAGAGAAAATCTAGTAGCAGGGAGAAGAAAAGGAAAAAAAGATTTGATTGCGCCGATGGTTTTTACCGGGAGTTTGAATGCAGAAGGCTTTGAAGGATGGTTAAAATTATATTTGCTACCCTCCCTCGACATTCCATCAATATTAATAATGGATAATGCTCCTATTCATCGTAAAACTGCCATTAAAGAATTGGCTAAAGAAGCAGGTCATGAAGTTCTTTTTTTGCCGAAATATTCTCCTGATTTAAATGATATTGAGCATGACTTTAGTGCCTTGAAACGAGCTAGAATGTACGCTCCTATTGACACGTCTCTTGATGAAATTATCCGTTCTTACTGTGGCGTTTAG
- a CDS encoding IS630 transposase-related protein encodes MAYSLDLRQRVVAYIEAGGKITEASKIYKIGKASIYRWLNRVDLSPTKVERRHRKLDWEALKKDVEENPDARLIDRAKKFGVRPSAVYYALKKMKINRKKKNYVIEKETGRNELSTIEC; translated from the coding sequence ATGGCTTACAGTTTAGATTTAAGGCAAAGGGTAGTAGCTTATATAGAAGCTGGAGGAAAAATAACTGAGGCTTCCAAGATATATAAAATAGGAAAAGCCTCGATATACAGATGGTTAAATAGAGTAGATTTAAGCCCAACAAAAGTAGAGCGTCGCCATAGGAAATTAGACTGGGAAGCTCTAAAAAAAGACGTAGAAGAAAATCCCGATGCAAGATTGATAGACAGAGCCAAGAAATTTGGAGTGAGGCCGAGTGCCGTATATTACGCATTAAAGAAAATGAAAATAAACAGAAAAAAAAAGAACTACGTTATCGAGAAAGAAACCGGGAGGAACGAGTTAAGTACTATAGAATGTTAA
- the petE gene encoding plastocyanin, translating into MSKKFLTILAGLLLVVSSFFLSVSPAAAANATVKMGSDSGALVFEPSTVTIKAGEEVKWVNNKLSPHNIVFAADGVDADTAAKLSHKGLAFAAGESFTSTFTEPGTYTYYCEPHRGAGMVGKVVVE; encoded by the coding sequence ATGTCTAAAAAGTTTTTAACAATCCTCGCTGGCCTTCTGCTGGTGGTCTCCAGTTTCTTTTTATCCGTGAGCCCCGCTGCCGCTGCCAATGCAACAGTGAAAATGGGTTCTGACAGTGGTGCCCTAGTTTTTGAACCCAGCACCGTCACCATCAAAGCTGGAGAGGAAGTCAAATGGGTTAACAACAAACTCTCCCCTCATAACATTGTGTTTGCCGCCGATGGTGTGGATGCTGACACCGCTGCTAAGCTCTCCCACAAAGGCTTGGCCTTTGCCGCTGGTGAAAGCTTCACCTCCACCTTCACTGAGCCCGGCACCTACACCTACTACTGTGAACCCCACCGGGGTGCTGGCATGGTAGGCAAAGTTGTCGTTGAGTAA
- a CDS encoding Uma2 family endonuclease, giving the protein MGQTITPPPLTLEEFSCLPEGEVNYELQDGTAIAKMSPKRIHSSLQRTLLFLLSDWGNSQDCPLPGEAYPEWGICLQKDGQDWAPVPDVTYISDQKLTPFALENDFCPVAPELVVEIISPDQSFEAMTQKALDYLAAGVERVWIIGDRHRSLTIFAPDRPPLTYQGDQLVEDDLLPQLSFTVNELFAKAKV; this is encoded by the coding sequence ATGGGTCAAACCATCACTCCGCCTCCCCTCACCCTGGAGGAATTTTCCTGTTTACCGGAAGGGGAAGTTAACTACGAATTGCAAGACGGAACGGCGATCGCCAAAATGTCACCAAAAAGAATCCATTCCAGTCTCCAAAGAACGTTACTCTTTCTCCTGTCTGATTGGGGAAATAGCCAAGATTGTCCCTTGCCTGGCGAAGCCTATCCCGAATGGGGCATTTGTCTGCAAAAGGATGGGCAAGATTGGGCCCCGGTGCCTGATGTTACCTACATTTCTGACCAAAAATTGACTCCCTTCGCCCTGGAAAATGACTTTTGCCCTGTGGCCCCGGAATTGGTAGTGGAAATTATTTCCCCCGATCAATCCTTTGAAGCTATGACCCAAAAGGCTTTGGATTATCTGGCTGCCGGAGTAGAAAGGGTCTGGATTATTGGCGATCGCCATCGTAGTTTGACTATTTTTGCCCCCGACCGCCCGCCCCTTACCTATCAAGGAGACCAACTGGTGGAGGATGATTTATTGCCCCAGTTAAGCTTTACGGTTAATGAATTATTTGCTAAAGCTAAAGTCTAA
- the ftsH2 gene encoding ATP-dependent zinc metalloprotease FtsH2 — MKFSWRTALLWSLPLLVVGFFFWQGSFGGADANLGSNTANTRMTYGRFLEYVDAGRITSVDLYENGRTAIVQVSDPEVDRTLRSRVDLPTNAPELIARLRDSNIRLDSHPVRNNGMVWGFVGNLIFPVLLIASLFFLFRRSSNMPGGPGQAMNFGKSKARFQMDAKTGVMFDDVAGIDEAKEELQEVVTFLKQPERFTAVGAKIPKGVLLVGPPGTGKTLLAKAIAGEAGVPFFSISGSEFVEMFVGVGASRVRDLFKKAKENAPCLIFIDEIDAVGRQRGAGIGGGNDEREQTLNQLLTEMDGFEGNTGIIIIAATNRPDVLDSALMRPGRFDRQVMVDAPDYSGRKEILEVHARNKKLAPEVSIDSIARRTPGFSGADLANLLNEAAILTARRRKSAITLLEIDDAVDRVVAGMEGTPLVDSKSKRLIAYHEVGHAIVGTLLKDHDPVQKVTLIPRGQAQGLTWFTPNEEQGLTTKAQLMARIAGAMGGRAAEEEVFGDDEVTTGAGGDLQQVTEMARQMVTRFGMSNLGPISLESSGGEVFLGGGLMNRSEYSEEVATRIDAQVRQLAEQGHQMARKIVQEQREVVDRLVDLLIEKETIDGEEFRQIVAEYAEVPVKEQLIPQL; from the coding sequence ATGAAATTTTCCTGGAGAACTGCCCTACTTTGGTCCCTACCCCTGTTGGTAGTCGGCTTTTTCTTCTGGCAGGGGAGCTTTGGAGGGGCAGATGCCAACCTCGGTTCCAACACTGCCAACACCCGCATGACCTATGGTCGCTTCCTCGAATATGTGGATGCTGGCCGCATCACCAGTGTGGATTTATATGAAAATGGCCGCACGGCGATCGTGCAAGTTAGCGACCCAGAAGTAGACCGGACCCTCCGTTCCCGGGTTGACCTCCCCACCAATGCCCCGGAATTGATTGCCCGTTTACGGGACTCCAACATTCGCCTTGATTCCCACCCTGTCCGCAACAATGGCATGGTTTGGGGTTTTGTGGGCAACTTGATTTTCCCCGTGCTTTTGATTGCTTCCCTCTTTTTTCTCTTCCGCCGTTCCAGCAACATGCCTGGGGGCCCCGGCCAAGCCATGAACTTTGGTAAATCCAAAGCTCGCTTCCAAATGGATGCCAAAACCGGTGTCATGTTCGATGATGTGGCCGGTATTGACGAAGCCAAGGAAGAATTGCAAGAGGTGGTAACTTTCCTTAAACAGCCCGAACGCTTTACTGCAGTGGGGGCCAAGATTCCCAAAGGAGTACTCTTAGTGGGCCCTCCCGGTACCGGTAAAACTCTCCTCGCCAAGGCGATCGCCGGGGAAGCCGGAGTTCCTTTCTTCAGCATTTCTGGTTCCGAGTTCGTAGAAATGTTTGTCGGCGTTGGTGCCTCCCGGGTGCGGGACTTGTTTAAAAAAGCCAAAGAGAATGCCCCCTGTTTGATCTTCATTGATGAGATTGATGCCGTGGGTCGTCAACGGGGTGCTGGTATCGGTGGTGGTAACGATGAACGGGAACAAACCCTCAACCAGCTACTAACCGAGATGGACGGTTTTGAAGGCAATACGGGCATTATTATCATTGCCGCCACTAACCGCCCTGACGTGCTAGATTCTGCCTTGATGCGTCCCGGTCGTTTCGATCGCCAAGTGATGGTGGATGCCCCTGACTACTCTGGTCGTAAGGAAATTTTAGAAGTCCACGCCCGCAATAAAAAGTTAGCACCGGAAGTTTCCATCGACTCCATTGCCCGCCGTACTCCCGGTTTTAGTGGGGCTGACTTGGCCAATTTATTGAATGAAGCCGCCATTCTCACCGCCCGCCGTCGTAAATCCGCTATCACTCTGTTGGAAATTGATGATGCCGTGGACCGGGTGGTAGCTGGTATGGAAGGCACCCCCTTGGTGGACAGCAAAAGTAAGCGGCTAATTGCTTATCACGAAGTAGGCCACGCCATTGTGGGCACATTGTTAAAAGACCATGATCCCGTGCAAAAAGTCACCCTTATTCCTCGGGGCCAAGCCCAAGGTTTGACCTGGTTCACTCCCAACGAAGAACAGGGTTTAACCACCAAAGCCCAACTGATGGCCCGTATTGCTGGAGCAATGGGCGGTCGAGCCGCTGAAGAGGAAGTTTTTGGCGATGACGAAGTAACCACTGGGGCTGGTGGTGACCTACAACAGGTAACTGAGATGGCTCGCCAGATGGTAACTCGTTTTGGCATGAGCAACCTTGGTCCCATTTCCCTGGAGAGTTCAGGTGGGGAAGTATTCCTGGGTGGTGGCTTGATGAACCGTTCTGAATACTCCGAAGAAGTAGCCACCCGCATTGATGCCCAAGTACGGCAATTGGCTGAACAGGGTCACCAAATGGCTCGCAAAATCGTCCAAGAACAACGGGAAGTGGTTGATCGCCTGGTGGATCTTTTAATTGAGAAAGAAACCATTGATGGGGAAGAATTTCGGCAAATTGTGGCGGAATACGCCGAGGTTCCCGTCAAGGAACAGTTAATTCCCCAACTATAA
- a CDS encoding LON peptidase substrate-binding domain-containing protein, protein MASSVAIRELPLFPLPEVVLFPGRPLPLHIFEYRYRMMMNTILEDDRRFGVLMIDPSTGEISDVGCCAEVLRYQRLPDDRMKVLTLGQQRFRVLEYVREKPYRVGLVEWIDDKYTGQDLHGLAKEVDRLLHDVVSLSAKLTDQNLELPDDLPVLPVELSYWVAGNLYGVASEQQSLLELQDTAERLQREAEILMSTRNHLAARTALKDVLGTEE, encoded by the coding sequence ATGGCATCCTCCGTTGCAATTAGGGAACTTCCTCTTTTTCCACTGCCTGAAGTTGTGCTTTTCCCTGGGCGACCCCTGCCCTTGCACATTTTCGAGTACCGCTATCGGATGATGATGAACACCATCTTGGAAGACGATCGCCGTTTTGGGGTGTTGATGATTGATCCCAGCACAGGGGAAATTTCCGACGTGGGTTGCTGTGCAGAAGTATTGCGCTACCAAAGGTTACCCGATGACCGGATGAAGGTTTTAACTCTGGGGCAACAACGGTTTCGGGTGCTGGAATATGTGCGGGAAAAGCCCTACCGAGTCGGTCTAGTGGAATGGATTGACGACAAATACACGGGGCAGGATCTCCATGGCTTGGCCAAGGAAGTTGATCGCCTGTTGCATGACGTAGTTAGCCTGTCGGCCAAGTTGACGGATCAGAACTTGGAATTACCCGATGATTTGCCCGTGTTGCCGGTGGAATTGTCCTATTGGGTCGCAGGCAATCTTTATGGCGTTGCCAGTGAACAACAAAGTTTGTTGGAATTGCAGGACACTGCTGAAAGATTACAAAGGGAAGCGGAAATTCTCATGTCCACCCGCAACCACCTCGCCGCCCGCACCGCCTTGAAAGATGTTTTAGGCACAGAAGAATAG
- the tatC gene encoding twin-arginine translocase subunit TatC, with translation MSTQLDNITSAETAPDYLDEVPDDVEMSLFDHLDELRTRIFLSLGAVLVGVVACFIFVKPLVQWLQVPAGTVKFLQLSPGEFFFVSVKVAGYSGILVMSPFILYQIIQFVLPGLTRRERRLLGPVVLGSSVLFFAGLGFAYYALIPAALKFFVSYGADVVEQLWSIDKYFEFVLLLMFSTGLAFQIPIIQVVLGFLGIVSSEQMLKGWRFVILGAMVLGAILTPSTDPLTQSLLAGAVLGLYFGGIGCVRLLGK, from the coding sequence ATGTCAACCCAGCTTGATAACATCACTTCCGCGGAAACTGCCCCCGATTATTTGGACGAAGTGCCCGATGACGTGGAAATGTCTTTGTTTGATCACCTCGACGAACTCAGAACTCGTATTTTTCTGTCTTTGGGGGCGGTCTTGGTCGGGGTAGTGGCCTGCTTTATTTTCGTTAAACCCTTGGTGCAATGGCTTCAAGTCCCGGCAGGCACAGTTAAATTTCTGCAGCTCTCCCCAGGGGAATTCTTTTTCGTTTCCGTCAAAGTAGCAGGCTACAGCGGCATTCTGGTGATGAGCCCCTTTATCCTCTACCAAATTATTCAATTCGTTCTACCCGGTCTAACCCGTCGGGAACGCCGATTACTGGGACCGGTGGTGCTAGGCTCCAGTGTACTTTTTTTTGCTGGACTGGGCTTTGCTTACTATGCTCTCATCCCCGCCGCACTCAAGTTTTTTGTCAGCTACGGAGCGGATGTGGTGGAGCAACTCTGGTCGATTGATAAATATTTTGAGTTTGTGCTGTTGTTGATGTTTAGCACCGGGCTAGCTTTTCAAATTCCGATTATTCAAGTGGTTCTCGGCTTTTTGGGCATCGTTTCCTCCGAACAAATGCTCAAGGGCTGGCGCTTTGTCATTTTGGGGGCGATGGTGCTGGGGGCAATTCTCACCCCTTCCACGGACCCCCTGACCCAGTCCCTTCTAGCTGGGGCAGTGCTGGGGCTTTACTTTGGCGGGATCGGTTGCGTGCGCTTACTGGGTAAATAG
- a CDS encoding NAD(P)-dependent oxidoreductase codes for MNVSKIAVFGLGVMGSPMAQNLVKNGYQTVGYNRTLERPSVQEAAKAGVKVVTSIAVAAANADIILTCVGDEKDVQQLILGSGGIAEYAKPQALIIDCSTIGKTAAYELATNLKLQGLRFLDAPVTGGDVGAINGTLTIMVGGDISDFEEALPVLKSIGEKIVHCGPSGSGQAVKLCNQVLCGIHAIAAAEAIQLSEQLGIAPELVIDTCGSGAAGSWALTNLAPKMSEADFAPGFMVKHLLKDLRLVREAAENGPLPGVTLAESLFTSVQLLGGEDQGSQAIIRAYREA; via the coding sequence ATGAACGTTTCCAAAATTGCAGTTTTCGGTTTAGGAGTTATGGGCAGTCCTATGGCTCAAAACCTAGTTAAAAATGGTTATCAAACAGTTGGTTATAACCGCACCCTAGAGCGTCCTTCTGTCCAGGAAGCAGCAAAGGCAGGGGTTAAAGTTGTTACTAGCATTGCGGTGGCGGCGGCAAATGCAGATATTATTCTCACCTGTGTTGGAGATGAAAAAGATGTTCAACAGCTTATTTTAGGTTCGGGAGGGATTGCTGAATACGCTAAACCCCAAGCCTTAATAATTGATTGCAGTACCATTGGTAAAACTGCGGCTTATGAACTAGCTACAAATTTAAAACTCCAGGGTTTACGCTTTTTGGATGCGCCGGTAACAGGAGGTGACGTTGGCGCAATCAACGGTACGTTAACGATTATGGTGGGGGGTGATATTTCGGATTTTGAAGAAGCTTTACCCGTCCTCAAATCCATAGGAGAAAAAATAGTCCACTGTGGTCCCAGTGGCAGTGGTCAAGCTGTTAAGCTTTGTAATCAGGTACTTTGTGGCATCCATGCGATCGCCGCTGCGGAAGCTATACAACTTTCTGAGCAGTTGGGGATTGCCCCAGAGTTAGTAATTGATACTTGTGGCAGTGGGGCGGCGGGTTCCTGGGCCTTGACTAATTTAGCACCGAAAATGTCGGAGGCTGATTTTGCCCCAGGCTTTATGGTCAAACATCTTCTTAAGGATCTGCGCCTCGTCCGGGAAGCCGCTGAAAATGGCCCATTACCAGGGGTTACGTTGGCAGAAAGCTTGTTTACATCGGTTCAATTATTGGGGGGAGAAGACCAGGGTTCCCAAGCCATTATCCGTGCCTATCGCGAAGCTTAG
- a CDS encoding IS630-like element ISTcSa family transposase: MAYSLDLRQRVVAYIEAGGKITEASKIYKIGKASIYRWLNRVDLSPIKVERRHRKLDWEALKKDVEENPDARLIDRAKKFGVRPSAVYYALKKMKINRKKKELRYRERNREERVKYYRMLRELIKLYGSQAIVYIDESGFEAIQACIYAWSKKGKKVYGDRQGKRGVRENLVAGRRKGKKDLIAPMVFTGSLNAEGFEGWLKLYLLPSLDIPSILIMDNAPIHRKTAIKELAKEAGHEVLFLPKYSPDLNDIEHDFSALKRARMYAPIDTSLDEIIRSYCGV, encoded by the coding sequence ATGGCTTACAGTTTAGATTTAAGGCAAAGGGTAGTAGCTTATATAGAAGCTGGAGGAAAAATAACTGAGGCTTCCAAGATATATAAAATAGGAAAAGCCTCGATATACAGATGGTTAAATAGAGTAGATTTAAGCCCAATAAAAGTAGAGCGTCGCCATAGGAAATTAGACTGGGAAGCTCTAAAAAAAGACGTAGAAGAAAATCCCGATGCAAGATTGATAGACAGAGCCAAGAAATTTGGAGTGAGGCCGAGTGCCGTATATTACGCATTAAAGAAAATGAAAATAAACAGAAAAAAAAAAGAACTACGTTATCGAGAAAGAAACCGGGAGGAACGAGTTAAGTACTATAGAATGTTAAGAGAACTAATTAAGCTCTATGGTAGTCAAGCTATAGTTTACATAGATGAATCTGGATTCGAAGCAATCCAGGCTTGTATTTATGCCTGGTCAAAAAAAGGAAAAAAAGTTTATGGAGATAGACAAGGAAAAAGGGGAGTCAGAGAAAATCTAGTAGCAGGGAGAAGAAAAGGAAAAAAAGATTTGATTGCGCCGATGGTTTTTACCGGGAGTTTGAATGCAGAAGGCTTTGAAGGATGGTTAAAATTATATTTGCTACCCTCCCTCGACATTCCATCAATATTAATAATGGATAATGCTCCTATTCATCGTAAAACTGCCATTAAAGAATTGGCTAAAGAAGCAGGTCATGAAGTTCTTTTTTTGCCGAAATATTCTCCTGATTTAAATGATATTGAGCATGACTTTAGTGCCTTGAAACGAGCTAGAATGTACGCTCCTATTGACACGTCTCTTGATGAAATTATCCGTTCTTACTGTGGCGTTTAG
- a CDS encoding DNA-3-methyladenine glycosylase, with amino-acid sequence MLFQRFLDYGQPKGWTAQTLANVDPELLRELGISRYKTRYLKTWAIALQNNFPSLPELETWGDRAIVEQLTAIKGIGPWTAQLFLLFRLRRQDILPNQDLGIRIAIQKLYQLPDRPNPKQVSEYGKNWQPYRSLASWYLWRSLSATVSQIHL; translated from the coding sequence ATGTTATTCCAAAGATTTTTGGACTATGGGCAACCCAAAGGATGGACCGCACAAACCTTAGCTAATGTGGACCCAGAATTATTGAGGGAACTAGGTATTTCCCGTTATAAAACTCGCTATTTAAAAACTTGGGCGATCGCCTTACAAAATAATTTTCCTTCTTTACCTGAATTAGAAACCTGGGGTGACCGGGCCATCGTTGAACAGTTAACAGCTATTAAAGGAATTGGTCCCTGGACAGCGCAACTATTTCTTCTATTTCGTCTTCGTCGTCAGGATATTTTACCTAATCAAGATTTAGGAATTCGGATTGCAATTCAAAAATTGTATCAATTGCCCGATCGCCCTAATCCAAAGCAAGTGTCCGAATACGGCAAAAACTGGCAGCCCTATCGCAGTCTGGCTAGTTGGTATTTGTGGCGGAGTTTGTCGGCAACGGTTAGCCAGATTCACTTGTAG